A genomic window from Periweissella cryptocerci includes:
- a CDS encoding transposase: MDGFHIAQRIGNALDSVRKNIQKRIDDKQNNRAYKIMKSQWKIFHMMYEDLEKTKPYYMRGINEYLTQEQAIGIVFDEYPEFGQVWTAYQEIMKAMHNKDLSGFEDIITHYTIMGNDMDSAISTFAKNYKGIQNSITSNYSNGRVEGMNHKIKQLKRNSCGYKNMAHLLWRIRQIF; encoded by the coding sequence ATCGACGGCTTCCATATCGCTCAGCGTATCGGTAACGCCTTGGATAGTGTTCGTAAGAACATTCAAAAACGCATTGATGATAAACAAAATAATCGAGCCTATAAAATCATGAAGAGTCAATGGAAAATCTTCCACATGATGTATGAGGATCTCGAAAAAACGAAACCTTATTACATGCGTGGAATTAATGAATATCTAACACAAGAACAAGCGATTGGCATCGTCTTCGACGAATATCCTGAATTTGGTCAGGTTTGGACTGCATATCAGGAAATTATGAAAGCAATGCATAACAAAGATTTATCAGGTTTCGAAGACATCATCACTCATTACACGATTATGGGAAACGATATGGACAGCGCAATTTCGACTTTCGCCAAGAATTATAAGGGAATTCAAAACAGCATCACCTCGAACTATTCAAATGGACGTGTTGAAGGTATGAACCACAAAATCAAACAGCTTAAACGTAACTCGTGTGGTTACAAAAATATGGCTCACTTACTCTGGCGAATCCGTCAGATTTTTTAA
- the secG gene encoding preprotein translocase subunit SecG, which translates to MYNVLLALLIVVSVLIVVAVMMQPSKQQDAMNALTGGAGDLFAEKKARGFEAVMQRATAVLGTLFFVIALALVYLSAHK; encoded by the coding sequence GTGTATAACGTTCTTTTAGCATTATTAATCGTGGTTAGTGTCTTAATTGTTGTCGCAGTTATGATGCAACCCTCTAAACAACAAGACGCAATGAACGCACTTACTGGTGGTGCCGGTGACTTGTTTGCGGAAAAGAAAGCCCGCGGCTTTGAAGCCGTAATGCAACGTGCAACGGCTGTCTTAGGTACATTATTCTTTGTAATTGCCTTAGCATTAGTTTACTTATCAGCACACAAATAA
- the rnr gene encoding ribonuclease R has protein sequence MNEQNLQEQLASFLKANHTQSFSAQVLTDGLRLDDANAFTKVVQALAQLERDHKVTVNEAGEFQFAPENVVIGIFHGNDKGFGFVNFDADALDIFVSPANTLHALNGDEVQAEITRKSNDPAKGPEGKVTEIITRKYEKVVGAFSAGSEKAGYIGSIRLTDKKIMSYEFLVKDSGLHPQDGEVVTADVVTYPTDEAPKIMVGVVTEVIGFKDEPGIDILQIVYNHDVPHEFPQDVLDQAQQIPDEVQDFERVGREDITDQPLVTIDDISSKDLDDAVVVWKLDNGNFHLGVHIADVSNYVVEGTPLDREAYNRGTSVYLTDRVIPMLPRNISNGIASLNPGVERLAMSAEMEIDHHGMIVNSRLHTSVMKSHARMTYKAVNAILTDHDAETIEEYQELVPMFETMQELHEIMVAMRKRRGAIEFDAPEAKIIVDEDGKPTDIEIRERGLSERMIESFMLAANETVAETFDKAHVPFLYRIHETPDAERAKSFFEFVTALGHPVKGDVSKLSPKLFQSILKELAGTPEEQMVSTMMLRSMKQAKYSNEPVGHFGLGAEYYTHFTSPIRRYPDLTVHRLIKWYEQNGMGEEATAKYRDKLATIGEETSQKERRAVDTERDTVAMKKAEFMEEHVGEEFDAVINSVLKFGMFVSLENTVEGLIHISNMTDDYYQFIESHMALVGRRGHHIFQIGQTVRVRLVRVDKEQSALDFVLVNPKAAPTTALRAPEENRGAFGNRGDKKPHRNGDGPKRGDNRHSGGRSFGSRSGQSSHRGFDKNRGGGTDKRGGNAGNKGGQK, from the coding sequence ATGAACGAACAAAATTTACAAGAACAACTAGCTAGTTTTTTGAAGGCTAACCACACCCAAAGCTTTTCAGCACAGGTGTTAACTGATGGCTTACGTCTCGATGATGCTAATGCATTTACGAAGGTTGTCCAAGCACTAGCCCAATTGGAACGTGACCATAAAGTGACGGTTAATGAAGCTGGGGAATTTCAATTTGCGCCTGAAAATGTCGTAATTGGGATTTTCCATGGTAATGACAAGGGCTTTGGCTTTGTTAACTTTGATGCAGATGCTTTAGACATCTTTGTCAGCCCAGCCAATACGTTACACGCATTGAACGGCGATGAAGTACAAGCTGAAATTACCCGGAAGTCAAATGATCCCGCTAAGGGTCCTGAAGGTAAGGTTACCGAAATTATTACCCGCAAATATGAAAAAGTTGTGGGTGCTTTCTCAGCAGGTTCTGAAAAAGCCGGTTACATCGGTTCAATTCGCTTAACTGACAAAAAAATTATGTCATACGAATTCTTAGTTAAGGATTCAGGCTTACATCCTCAAGACGGGGAAGTTGTGACTGCTGATGTGGTGACTTACCCAACTGATGAAGCCCCAAAAATTATGGTTGGTGTAGTTACTGAAGTGATTGGTTTCAAGGATGAACCTGGTATTGATATTTTACAAATTGTCTACAATCACGATGTACCTCACGAATTCCCACAAGATGTGTTAGACCAAGCACAACAAATTCCTGATGAAGTGCAAGATTTTGAACGCGTGGGTCGTGAAGATATTACCGACCAACCATTGGTTACAATTGATGATATTTCATCAAAGGATTTGGATGATGCCGTGGTAGTTTGGAAACTTGATAATGGTAATTTCCACTTAGGAGTTCACATTGCCGATGTTTCAAACTATGTCGTTGAAGGAACTCCACTTGACCGCGAAGCATATAATCGTGGTACATCAGTTTACTTGACTGATCGCGTGATTCCAATGTTGCCACGTAATATTTCAAACGGGATTGCTTCATTGAACCCTGGTGTGGAACGTTTGGCAATGTCAGCTGAAATGGAAATCGACCATCATGGGATGATTGTTAACAGTCGTTTGCACACTTCAGTAATGAAGTCGCATGCACGTATGACGTACAAGGCTGTCAATGCAATTTTAACGGACCACGATGCCGAAACCATTGAAGAATACCAAGAATTAGTTCCAATGTTTGAAACCATGCAAGAATTACACGAAATCATGGTAGCAATGCGTAAACGTCGTGGTGCGATTGAATTTGACGCACCTGAAGCTAAAATTATTGTCGATGAAGATGGTAAACCAACTGATATCGAAATTCGAGAACGTGGTTTATCAGAACGGATGATTGAATCATTCATGTTAGCCGCAAATGAAACGGTTGCCGAAACCTTTGATAAGGCGCATGTACCATTCTTATACCGGATTCACGAAACTCCCGATGCTGAACGTGCGAAGAGTTTCTTTGAATTTGTGACTGCCTTAGGTCACCCAGTAAAGGGCGATGTTTCAAAACTGTCACCTAAACTATTCCAAAGCATTTTGAAGGAATTAGCTGGGACACCTGAAGAACAAATGGTATCAACGATGATGCTGCGTTCGATGAAACAAGCTAAATACTCAAATGAACCAGTTGGTCACTTTGGTTTGGGAGCAGAATACTACACCCACTTTACCTCACCAATTCGTCGTTACCCGGATTTGACGGTTCACCGTTTGATTAAGTGGTACGAACAAAACGGGATGGGTGAAGAAGCAACTGCGAAGTACCGTGACAAGTTGGCAACCATTGGTGAAGAAACATCACAAAAAGAACGTCGTGCGGTCGATACTGAACGTGATACAGTTGCTATGAAGAAGGCTGAATTCATGGAAGAACATGTCGGTGAAGAATTTGATGCGGTAATTAATTCAGTCTTGAAATTTGGGATGTTTGTGTCATTAGAAAACACGGTTGAAGGTTTAATCCACATTTCAAATATGACGGATGACTACTACCAATTTATCGAATCACACATGGCTTTAGTTGGTCGTCGTGGTCACCACATTTTCCAAATTGGTCAAACAGTTCGCGTTCGCTTAGTGCGGGTTGATAAAGAACAAAGCGCCCTGGATTTTGTCTTAGTTAATCCAAAGGCAGCACCTACAACCGCATTACGTGCACCTGAAGAAAACCGCGGCGCCTTTGGTAACCGTGGTGACAAGAAACCACATCGTAATGGCGATGGTCCTAAACGTGGCGATAACCGTCACAGTGGTGGTCGTTCATTTGGTTCACGTTCTGGTCAATCATCACACCGTGGCTTTGATAAGAACCGCGGCGGTGGCACTGACAAACGTGGTGGTAACGCAGGCAATAAGGGCGGCCAAAAATAA
- a CDS encoding DUF5776 domain-containing protein produces the protein MKIKLVHIIKASLASVVIISGLGISSIATNVHAATTTNKVTYFKAKNKVKYVFVKSATKTYKDVNLKKKPTKIKINSYYKVKSLKKNKKGTMVFRLSNGKYVVAKKNTLGKVTTNIAKYLFDKKGSTVQLTKKLYVYPDVKFVKATRLSPLPVDTQLKITAVDWTTSGYPRLKVKGGYISSAKTAVKLVVPPKPAVVINSTNAINQYIQQNYFKKNAPISSKIWSKFPKNKYRKGAGKPEGVVVHETANPNSTINNEISYMKSHYQNAFVHTFVDNNNIINIANTKYLAWGSGYQGNQRFVQFEQVRVHSKDAFAQEINNAAYYTAYILKQYGLKPSLATSKGSGTVWSHHDVSKWLGGTDHTDPDDYWKQSAKTWYSTTYTMSDFLPVVQAYYNSL, from the coding sequence ATGAAAATAAAATTAGTACACATCATCAAAGCCAGCCTTGCCAGCGTAGTCATCATCAGTGGGCTTGGCATTAGTAGTATTGCTACTAATGTTCATGCCGCTACGACAACCAACAAAGTAACATACTTCAAGGCAAAAAATAAGGTTAAGTATGTTTTCGTTAAATCAGCCACGAAGACATATAAAGATGTCAATTTGAAGAAAAAACCAACTAAAATCAAAATCAACAGCTACTACAAAGTAAAATCCCTCAAGAAAAACAAAAAAGGCACTATGGTTTTCCGCTTATCAAATGGTAAATATGTGGTAGCAAAAAAGAATACTTTAGGTAAAGTCACCACAAACATTGCCAAGTACTTATTTGATAAAAAAGGGAGTACGGTGCAACTAACCAAAAAGTTATATGTCTACCCTGACGTTAAGTTTGTCAAAGCAACCCGTTTGAGCCCCTTGCCTGTCGATACGCAACTCAAGATTACAGCTGTTGATTGGACAACTTCTGGCTACCCACGTTTAAAGGTTAAAGGCGGCTACATCAGTAGTGCCAAGACAGCTGTTAAATTGGTTGTACCACCAAAACCGGCCGTTGTCATTAACTCGACTAATGCGATTAACCAGTATATCCAACAAAACTATTTCAAAAAGAATGCGCCAATTTCATCAAAAATTTGGTCAAAATTCCCTAAAAATAAATACCGTAAAGGTGCTGGTAAGCCTGAAGGTGTGGTGGTTCACGAAACGGCTAATCCCAATTCGACTATCAACAACGAAATTAGTTATATGAAGTCGCACTACCAAAATGCCTTTGTTCACACTTTCGTTGATAACAATAATATTATTAACATTGCTAACACAAAATATTTAGCTTGGGGTTCCGGTTATCAAGGTAACCAACGCTTCGTGCAATTTGAACAAGTTCGGGTGCACTCAAAAGATGCGTTTGCCCAAGAAATCAATAATGCCGCCTATTACACGGCTTATATTTTGAAGCAATATGGATTAAAACCATCACTAGCAACATCTAAGGGGTCTGGTACAGTTTGGTCACACCACGACGTTTCTAAGTGGTTGGGTGGTACTGACCACACCGATCCCGATGATTATTGGAAGCAATCAGCAAAAACATGGTATAGCACCACTTATACCATGAGTGATTTCTTACCAGTCGTCCAAGCCTACTACAATTCACTATAA
- a CDS encoding DNA-3-methyladenine glycosylase I yields MDNRKRCEWVEVGNEAYYRYHDEEWGQPLYDDHELFELLCMETYQAGLSWQLVINKRDAFHRAFHDYEVTKVAAMTSDDVELLMDDASIIRNRMKLQATITNAQAFLAIQQEYGSFAKFFWSFVADNPIDHKITVMGDIPTKNDLSESVAKAFKKKGFKFLGPVSMYSYLQGAGLINDHELSCEWH; encoded by the coding sequence ATGGATAATCGGAAACGGTGCGAATGGGTTGAGGTTGGTAATGAAGCTTATTATCGGTATCATGACGAAGAGTGGGGGCAGCCCCTGTATGATGATCATGAACTATTTGAATTATTATGCATGGAAACCTACCAAGCTGGATTGAGCTGGCAATTAGTCATTAATAAGCGCGACGCATTTCACCGGGCATTTCATGATTATGAGGTCACTAAGGTAGCGGCGATGACAAGTGATGACGTTGAGCTATTAATGGATGATGCTAGTATTATTCGTAATCGCATGAAATTACAGGCAACAATTACGAATGCCCAAGCATTTTTGGCGATTCAACAAGAGTATGGCAGCTTTGCTAAATTTTTCTGGAGTTTCGTTGCTGATAACCCGATTGATCACAAAATTACCGTGATGGGGGATATTCCGACTAAGAATGATTTATCTGAAAGCGTCGCAAAAGCCTTCAAGAAAAAAGGATTCAAGTTTTTAGGACCAGTGTCAATGTATTCATATTTACAAGGTGCTGGCCTGATTAATGACCATGAGCTGAGCTGTGAATGGCATTAA
- a CDS encoding NUDIX hydrolase yields MAEYIHELRAKVGNMPVILPVAGGALRDQEGRILLQRREEGFKWGFPGGNMEYGESAENTAIREYQEETGLNVRIKHLIGVFTDYYVTYENGDQAQTPAFFFEMEYISGELKPSSHETVDLAWFSPDDLPEIYNQQHAQMLQSVLNNEYGTYL; encoded by the coding sequence ATGGCAGAATATATCCACGAATTACGAGCTAAAGTTGGTAACATGCCAGTTATTCTTCCGGTTGCTGGTGGTGCTTTGCGCGACCAAGAAGGACGAATTTTATTACAACGGCGTGAAGAAGGCTTTAAGTGGGGCTTTCCTGGCGGTAATATGGAATATGGTGAATCAGCAGAAAATACGGCAATTCGAGAATACCAAGAAGAAACCGGTTTGAATGTGCGGATTAAACATTTAATTGGTGTCTTTACGGATTATTATGTAACTTATGAAAATGGCGACCAAGCGCAAACCCCAGCGTTTTTCTTTGAAATGGAATACATCAGTGGTGAGCTTAAGCCAAGTTCACATGAAACTGTTGATTTAGCTTGGTTTAGTCCCGATGATTTACCAGAAATTTATAACCAACAGCACGCCCAAATGTTACAATCAGTACTTAATAATGAATATGGTACTTACTTATAA
- a CDS encoding alpha/beta hydrolase: MYQKPKTFFFEGKNANKAVVLLHGYAGSANDMRLLGRFLERQGYAVYCRNLTGHGTGEPRDILTEGGLDQWLQDTRDSVSFVRDRGYKDIAVIGLSFGGILATRAMEECAEIRCGGTIAAPVMFSGNNHMPEKFVEYANLTYQAENLSKTTIAQNDVFLQTYVGGQLKVMETLANQTAARVERITKPFFIAQGTADEMIDPSSAEMLKEALRVPVTFHLYSEAGHVLTVNSAHHALENDVLAFLDDNL, from the coding sequence ATGTATCAAAAACCAAAAACATTTTTCTTTGAAGGAAAAAATGCCAATAAAGCAGTGGTGTTATTGCATGGTTATGCAGGCTCAGCCAACGATATGCGTTTACTTGGCCGTTTTTTAGAACGGCAAGGTTATGCTGTGTATTGTCGGAATTTGACGGGGCACGGAACCGGTGAACCACGGGATATCCTAACTGAAGGTGGCTTGGATCAATGGTTACAAGACACGCGGGATTCAGTCAGTTTTGTTCGGGATCGTGGCTATAAGGATATTGCGGTAATCGGTTTATCATTTGGCGGTATCTTAGCGACACGCGCAATGGAAGAGTGCGCTGAAATTCGTTGCGGTGGCACAATTGCGGCCCCCGTAATGTTTAGCGGGAACAATCATATGCCTGAAAAATTTGTTGAATATGCTAATTTGACATATCAAGCTGAAAATTTGTCCAAGACAACAATCGCGCAAAACGATGTTTTCTTGCAAACATACGTCGGCGGTCAACTAAAAGTGATGGAGACACTCGCTAATCAAACAGCCGCACGGGTTGAACGAATTACGAAGCCGTTCTTTATTGCCCAAGGAACTGCAGATGAAATGATTGATCCAAGTAGCGCTGAGATGTTAAAAGAAGCGTTACGGGTACCAGTGACTTTTCATCTGTACAGTGAAGCTGGTCATGTCTTAACCGTTAATAGTGCGCACCATGCGCTGGAAAATGATGTTTTAGCCTTCTTAGATGACAATCTCTAA
- the smpB gene encoding SsrA-binding protein SmpB, with protein sequence MAKKPKPTNDYLATNKKARHDYAILDTFEAGMSLTGTEIKSVRAAKITIGDGFVTIRNGQATLMNVNIASFAEGNQFNVDPMRPRKLLLHKKEITQLAKITQDKGITIVPLKVYLKNGFAKVLIGTAKGKREFDKRNDLKKRDQNREIQRALKNR encoded by the coding sequence ATGGCAAAAAAGCCCAAGCCAACCAATGATTACCTAGCTACAAACAAAAAAGCGCGCCATGATTATGCAATCCTTGATACGTTTGAGGCCGGCATGTCATTAACGGGAACTGAAATCAAATCAGTCCGCGCGGCCAAAATTACGATTGGGGATGGTTTTGTTACCATCCGTAATGGTCAAGCAACCTTAATGAATGTGAATATTGCGTCTTTTGCAGAAGGTAATCAATTTAATGTGGATCCAATGCGTCCGCGCAAGTTACTCCTCCACAAAAAAGAAATTACCCAATTGGCGAAAATCACTCAAGATAAAGGGATTACGATTGTGCCATTGAAAGTTTACTTAAAAAATGGTTTTGCCAAGGTATTAATTGGTACTGCCAAAGGTAAACGCGAATTTGATAAGCGCAATGATCTTAAGAAACGTGATCAAAATCGTGAAATTCAACGCGCTTTAAAAAATCGTTAA
- a CDS encoding DUF5776 domain-containing protein, translating into MKSKLSKFIKISLASGLIFSSAITISQANHDNNQASAATTAIVYYKAKDKVANIYLKKNTKSYSNLAINQNPQTEKKNTLLAVKALTATAKKRVPVFLLSNGRYIRANKATLGKVTPKIANYLYSATGTMQLNKQTYLYNSTTFATTNRVSKLKAGTQITIKGIAWSSNGYPRLKIKGGYVTSSKTTVGAVQTPATTDSTPATTAPVATAPAAVTTPPAPAVVTIDSSNQINKYIQANHFKQPAKITSSIWSGFPKNKYTTSNAKPNGVVVHETANPTSTITGEISYMKAHYTNAFVHSFVDDNNIINVANTNYLAWGSGYYGNQRFVQFEEVRVHSKDAFAKEINNAAYYTAYLLKEYGLKPSLATSSKTGTVWSHHNVSDWLGGTDHTDPDGYWATSAKTWFNTTYTMKDFLPIVQAYYNSL; encoded by the coding sequence ATGAAATCAAAATTATCAAAATTTATTAAAATTAGCTTGGCCAGTGGTTTAATCTTTTCAAGTGCAATCACTATCAGCCAAGCTAATCACGATAATAACCAAGCATCCGCGGCAACAACCGCCATTGTATATTACAAAGCAAAAGATAAAGTTGCCAATATTTATTTAAAAAAGAATACTAAAAGCTACTCAAATTTGGCAATTAACCAAAATCCACAAACAGAAAAGAAGAACACGCTTTTAGCTGTTAAAGCGTTGACGGCAACCGCTAAGAAACGAGTGCCCGTTTTCTTACTTTCAAATGGTCGCTATATCCGTGCAAACAAAGCTACCCTTGGTAAAGTAACTCCAAAAATTGCTAACTACTTATATTCAGCAACTGGCACGATGCAACTCAATAAGCAAACATATTTATACAACTCAACTACTTTTGCCACCACTAACCGTGTTAGCAAATTAAAAGCTGGTACGCAAATAACCATCAAGGGTATCGCTTGGAGTTCAAATGGCTATCCACGGCTCAAAATTAAAGGTGGCTATGTAACTAGTAGCAAGACAACTGTCGGTGCTGTCCAAACGCCCGCAACTACTGATTCAACACCTGCTACAACTGCGCCGGTCGCTACTGCCCCAGCTGCAGTAACAACGCCCCCAGCACCAGCCGTAGTTACGATTGATTCAAGCAACCAAATCAATAAGTATATTCAAGCCAACCACTTCAAGCAACCGGCTAAAATTACATCAAGCATCTGGTCTGGTTTCCCAAAAAACAAATACACGACTAGTAACGCAAAACCAAATGGAGTTGTTGTTCATGAAACAGCTAACCCCACTTCAACAATTACTGGCGAAATTTCTTACATGAAGGCGCACTATACGAATGCCTTTGTCCACAGTTTCGTCGATGATAACAATATTATCAATGTCGCCAACACAAACTACTTGGCTTGGGGTTCTGGTTACTATGGTAATCAACGCTTCGTGCAATTTGAAGAAGTTCGCGTTCATTCAAAGGATGCCTTTGCTAAAGAAATCAACAATGCCGCTTATTATACAGCTTACTTGTTGAAGGAATACGGCTTAAAGCCTTCCTTGGCAACTTCAAGTAAAACTGGTACTGTTTGGTCACACCACAACGTTTCCGACTGGCTTGGTGGTACTGATCACACCGATCCAGATGGCTATTGGGCAACCTCAGCCAAAACATGGTTTAACACTACCTACACGATGAAAGACTTTTTGCCAATCGTCCAAGCTTACTACAATTCATTATAA
- a CDS encoding sortase domain-bontaining protein — MKKQILLLPLITFGLFMSFSYFQTTGTHLTANHGTIYSKTISIPELGAIQVEAAEEESTLDMPITRGSARNYFTQNESTHVLSNQNVKYMSHLLQRSKDGDERFEAHVTKKQKRNTITIRGHRIPWVADHQAKAAPTNAAGVWFGTGSTTDKKTSHFIGHNPGLFHPVMSLHKGNPITVVDGKGHKRTYHVTKVINMYDWGADVRTNKNEDYDILETPGERITLQTCITDSINRIVFAS; from the coding sequence ATGAAAAAGCAAATTTTGCTTCTACCCCTCATCACTTTTGGTTTATTTATGAGTTTCAGCTATTTCCAAACTACTGGAACTCATTTAACCGCCAATCACGGTACCATCTATTCTAAAACAATTAGCATTCCTGAACTTGGTGCTATCCAAGTCGAAGCAGCTGAAGAAGAATCGACATTAGACATGCCCATCACTCGTGGGAGCGCGCGCAATTACTTCACCCAAAATGAAAGTACACATGTTTTGAGTAATCAAAATGTTAAATACATGTCGCACCTTCTACAACGGTCAAAGGATGGCGATGAACGTTTTGAAGCGCATGTTACTAAAAAACAAAAAAGAAATACCATTACAATTAGGGGTCATCGCATCCCTTGGGTTGCCGATCATCAAGCCAAAGCAGCACCAACTAATGCCGCTGGGGTTTGGTTTGGTACAGGCTCAACCACTGATAAAAAAACATCCCACTTTATCGGCCACAATCCTGGGCTCTTCCATCCTGTGATGTCATTACACAAGGGAAACCCTATAACAGTCGTTGATGGCAAAGGCCACAAACGTACGTATCATGTCACTAAAGTCATTAACATGTACGATTGGGGTGCCGATGTTAGAACCAATAAAAACGAAGACTACGATATTTTAGAAACACCTGGCGAACGAATTACGTTGCAAACTTGTATTACGGACAGCATTAATCGAATCGTCTTCGCAAGCTAA